One segment of bacterium DNA contains the following:
- a CDS encoding efflux RND transporter periplasmic adaptor subunit → MRSNLPLPSLLAAAACGCALLLPGCSRSQANPGPPPTPEVGVVALEERPLVLTTVLSGRTAPYVVAEIRPQVGGIVRRRPFQEGSDVAAGQLLYEIEPATYKAAADSAAAALARDEATLATAQVKATRYADLVRTKAVSEQENDDAQMAVRQGIAVVAADKAALDAAKVNLGYTRVVSPIAGRVGRSAVTQGALVTAGQQNALATVQQLDPIYVDVTQSSAELLRLKRDLANGKLQRPDAAEAEVRLTLEDGTEYPLPGRLALSEATVEQSTGTVTLRAVFPNPDRVLLPGMFVRATVKTGEVPRAVLAPQRGVTRDGQGNATALVLGRDGKVELRKVQAERALGANWLV, encoded by the coding sequence ATGCGTTCGAATCTCCCGTTGCCGTCGCTTCTTGCCGCCGCCGCGTGCGGCTGCGCGCTTCTGCTTCCCGGCTGCTCCCGTTCGCAGGCGAACCCGGGACCGCCGCCGACGCCGGAAGTCGGCGTCGTCGCGCTGGAAGAGCGTCCGCTCGTCCTGACGACCGTCCTCTCCGGGCGCACCGCCCCCTACGTCGTCGCCGAAATCCGCCCGCAGGTCGGCGGCATCGTCCGCCGGCGGCCGTTCCAGGAAGGCAGCGACGTCGCGGCCGGACAGCTGCTCTACGAGATCGAGCCGGCGACCTACAAGGCGGCCGCGGACAGCGCGGCGGCGGCGCTGGCGCGCGACGAGGCGACGCTGGCGACGGCGCAGGTCAAGGCGACCCGCTACGCGGATCTCGTCCGCACGAAGGCGGTGAGCGAGCAGGAGAACGACGACGCGCAGATGGCCGTGAGGCAAGGGATCGCGGTCGTCGCCGCGGACAAGGCGGCGCTCGACGCGGCCAAAGTGAATCTGGGCTACACGCGCGTCGTCTCCCCGATCGCCGGGCGGGTCGGCCGCTCCGCGGTCACGCAGGGTGCGCTGGTGACGGCCGGCCAGCAGAACGCGCTGGCGACGGTCCAGCAACTCGATCCGATCTACGTGGACGTCACGCAGTCGAGCGCCGAACTGCTGCGCCTCAAGCGGGATCTGGCGAACGGGAAACTGCAGCGTCCCGACGCGGCGGAGGCGGAGGTCCGGCTGACGCTCGAGGACGGGACGGAGTACCCGCTTCCCGGACGCCTCGCGCTCTCCGAGGCCACGGTCGAGCAGTCCACCGGCACCGTCACGCTGCGGGCGGTCTTCCCGAATCCGGACCGCGTGCTGCTGCCGGGGATGTTCGTGCGGGCGACGGTGAAGACCGGCGAGGTTCCGCGCGCGGTCCTCGCGCCGCAGCGCGGCGTGACCCG